The following are encoded together in the Montipora foliosa isolate CH-2021 chromosome 12, ASM3666993v2, whole genome shotgun sequence genome:
- the LOC137979993 gene encoding uncharacterized protein translates to MRLRDNFQGSHFVDDTGKRIYITFRWIQQGNEQDLLIDNTKIKLGGVDNTPEIWINGTLAIKMGWLTETGELGHNLSREYIDDKVPDLTTSEKYRDLLDKDGNGVFWAIEKNCLRLSMSCNWRFTNLNHAFRMVVGEPSRTLHVYCNVAQSTIVGGMKTDLLREVWYERRGRGVMYFEPKHKQFHPVRQNTYETLQVDVAETNGSLVAFPNNKSNRTLVTLHFIQDK, encoded by the coding sequence ATGCGCCTAAGGGATAACTTTCAAGGGAGTCATTTTGTGGACGACACGGGAAAACGTATCTACATAACCTTTCGGTGGATACAGCAAGGAAACGAGCAAGACTTGCTGATTGACAATACAAAGATCAAACTCGGTGGTGTAGACAACACTCCAGAAATTTGGATTAATGGTACCTTGGCTATCAAGATGGGATGGCTGACAGAAACAGGGGAGTTGGGCCATAACCTGTCTCGAGAGTATATAGATGACAAAGTGCCTGATCTGACAACTTCTGAGAAGTACCGAGATTTGCTGGATAAAGATGGAAATGGTGTGTTCTGGGCAATAGAAAAAAACTGCCTTCGATTAAGCATGAGTTGTAATTGGCGTTTCACCAACCTGAACCATGCCTTTCGAATGGTGGTTGGGGAGCCTTCTCGCACCTTGCATGTGTACTGTAATGTAGCGCAGAGCACGATTGTGGGAGGAATGAAGACGGATTTATTGCGCGAAGTCTGGTACGAGAGACGAGGAAGAGGTGTGATGTATTTCGAACCCAAACACAAACAATTTCATCCAGTGCGCCAAAACACCTACGAAACATTGCAAGTGGACGTAGCTGAAACAAACGGGTCCTTGGTTGCATTTCCTAACAACAAATCTAACCGTACCTTGGTTACCCTGCATTTCATCCAAGATAAATAG